In Chloroflexota bacterium, one genomic interval encodes:
- the mutY gene encoding A/G-specific adenine glycosylase: protein MTKKQSAKSVQSVDEISRPLLNWYAANARDLPWRKTRDPYRIWISEIMLQQTQVEAVIPYYRRWLKKFPTVKALAEAPLKDVLAIWEGLGYYSRARNLHKAARKLVAEHDGRLPKTVEGLRQLSGIGRYTAGAIASIAFNADTAVLDGNVKRVLARVFNLADDVKSPAGEKKLWALAESLVPPGNAGDYNQAVMDLGATICRPQNPTCLLCPLLGLCEAQKLGLQNERPVAKKKPPTPHYDVAAGIIRKNGRVLIAQRPADKLLGGLWEFPGGKVEPGESLPDCLRREIQEELGIKIEAGEQRLTLKHAYTHFKITLHVFEAKWASGKARALEVADFKWALPRELAAYPMGKTDRAIAAFISADTSQPGETTQHSPSRKTRAGVHR from the coding sequence ATGACAAAGAAACAATCCGCTAAATCCGTTCAATCCGTTGACGAAATAAGCCGGCCTCTCCTCAACTGGTACGCCGCCAACGCCCGCGACCTGCCCTGGCGCAAGACTCGCGATCCGTATCGAATCTGGATCAGCGAGATCATGTTGCAACAGACTCAGGTGGAAGCCGTCATCCCGTATTACCGCCGCTGGCTGAAAAAATTTCCGACGGTGAAGGCGTTAGCCGAAGCGCCGCTCAAAGACGTGCTGGCGATCTGGGAAGGGTTGGGCTACTACTCGCGCGCCCGAAATTTACACAAAGCCGCCCGGAAGCTCGTGGCTGAACACGATGGGCGACTGCCAAAGACAGTGGAAGGGCTGAGGCAGTTATCAGGGATTGGGCGGTACACGGCAGGGGCCATCGCTTCCATTGCCTTCAACGCTGATACCGCCGTGCTGGATGGCAACGTCAAACGTGTCCTCGCCCGCGTCTTCAATCTCGCCGATGACGTGAAAAGTCCGGCAGGCGAAAAGAAGTTGTGGGCGCTGGCCGAAAGCCTGGTGCCGCCGGGCAACGCCGGCGATTACAACCAGGCCGTGATGGATTTGGGCGCGACCATCTGCCGCCCGCAAAACCCAACGTGCTTGCTTTGCCCCCTGCTCGGCTTGTGCGAAGCGCAAAAGTTGGGCCTGCAAAACGAACGCCCGGTAGCAAAGAAGAAGCCGCCCACGCCGCACTATGATGTGGCCGCTGGCATCATCCGAAAGAACGGGCGAGTGCTGATCGCCCAGCGCCCGGCAGACAAATTGCTCGGCGGCTTGTGGGAGTTTCCCGGCGGCAAGGTCGAGCCGGGCGAGAGTTTGCCCGATTGCCTGCGGCGCGAGATTCAGGAAGAGTTAGGAATCAAAATCGAAGCGGGCGAGCAACGGCTCACGCTCAAACACGCTTACACCCATTTCAAGATCACATTGCATGTGTTTGAAGCAAAATGGGCGAGCGGCAAAGCGCGGGCGCTTGAAGTGGCCGATTTTAAGTGGGCGCTCCCCCGCGAGCTAGCGGCTTACCCGATGGGCAAAACGGATCGGGCGATTGCGGCATTCATTTCTGCCGATACATCTCAACCCGGCGAAACGACTCAACATAGCCCATCTCGTAAAACGCGGGCAGGTGTGCATCGTTGA
- a CDS encoding GNAT family N-acetyltransferase produces the protein MALAPSDNPLELIPASKFTLKELTTIYNKSRVDYLVPMPMNIAKMTEYIHVYDINLENSFVAMDEGVMQGLGMLGVRAGRAWITRLGVLPTSRRHGAGRTLMVALLEAAERLDIRFTMLEVIKNNVPAQKLFLKLGFYETGELLILRRPPGPPPVYPFGDVQWMARAEALALLETRTTLPPWTNQTESLHNATDVFCLTVTLPGGDRGWLAFQRQRYMLSRLVIQTEQGDPAIVGRALLAHLHDKYFDLDTQTENIYVNDAHLPAFYEMGYVESFRRVEMYRQK, from the coding sequence ATGGCCCTGGCTCCCTCAGACAACCCGCTTGAGCTTATCCCAGCCAGCAAGTTCACACTTAAAGAACTGACAACCATTTACAACAAGTCTCGCGTGGATTATCTTGTGCCGATGCCGATGAACATCGCCAAGATGACCGAATACATTCACGTGTACGACATCAATCTGGAAAATTCTTTTGTGGCGATGGATGAGGGCGTGATGCAGGGGCTAGGGATGTTGGGCGTTCGCGCCGGGCGGGCGTGGATCACCCGGCTGGGCGTTTTGCCGACAAGCCGCCGTCACGGGGCGGGACGGACACTCATGGTTGCCCTGCTGGAGGCGGCTGAGCGTCTGGACATTCGCTTCACCATGTTGGAAGTCATCAAGAACAACGTTCCGGCCCAAAAACTTTTTCTAAAACTTGGATTTTATGAAACGGGCGAACTGCTCATCCTGCGCCGGCCTCCGGGGCCGCCGCCGGTTTACCCGTTTGGCGATGTTCAATGGATGGCCCGCGCCGAGGCCCTGGCCCTGCTTGAGACTCGAACAACTCTGCCGCCGTGGACGAACCAGACCGAGTCGTTGCACAACGCAACCGACGTTTTTTGTTTGACCGTGACCTTGCCCGGCGGTGACCGCGGCTGGCTGGCCTTCCAGCGCCAGCGCTACATGCTCTCGCGTTTGGTCATACAGACCGAGCAGGGCGACCCGGCGATAGTCGGTCGGGCCTTGCTGGCTCACCTGCACGACAAGTATTTTGACCTCGACACCCAGACCGAGAACATCTATGTCAACGATGCACACCTGCCCGCGTTTTACGAGATGGGCTATGTTGAGTCGTTTCGCCGGGTTGAGATGTATCGGCAGAAATGA